A portion of the Tindallia magadiensis genome contains these proteins:
- a CDS encoding LacI family DNA-binding transcriptional regulator, with product MKLTINEVAKLAGVSKATVSRVINESKPVNQDKKEKVLKAIEELEFKPNPVARGLVQKRTGLIGVLIPDITNSFFAEIVRGIECVVQEHQYHIVLCHTFHSHEKEMEHLRMLREKYVDGIVFMTSKVTEAHKRFFSENKLPVTFVNRKCNDLRSFSVDINNYQAAKEITSFFLKRGHRQIAIIRAPLTDRTSGYERFKGYQDAFKMHNIPFKEHLVLRSTFKIESAYKVVKRFLDEGHRATAIVATSDLMAIGAIKALIDHGLRIPENVEVSGFDDVPIAMYYNPSITTIRQPIIEIGKTAGEMLIAKIEGITVTEKNIVLPHSIIFRKSTLKSPVLEG from the coding sequence ATGAAATTAACGATTAATGAAGTGGCAAAGTTGGCAGGCGTCTCTAAAGCAACCGTTTCTCGGGTAATCAATGAATCCAAACCAGTGAATCAAGATAAAAAAGAGAAGGTTCTTAAGGCGATCGAAGAATTGGAGTTTAAACCAAATCCGGTGGCAAGAGGATTGGTTCAGAAAAGAACAGGTCTTATTGGAGTTTTGATACCAGATATAACTAATTCTTTTTTTGCAGAAATTGTTCGTGGGATAGAATGTGTAGTACAAGAACATCAATATCATATTGTATTATGTCATACTTTTCACAGTCATGAAAAAGAAATGGAGCATTTGCGAATGCTTCGTGAGAAATATGTTGATGGGATTGTATTTATGACATCAAAAGTGACAGAGGCTCATAAGCGGTTTTTTAGTGAAAATAAATTACCTGTTACTTTTGTTAATCGAAAATGCAATGATTTGCGCAGCTTTAGCGTAGATATCAACAATTACCAGGCCGCAAAAGAAATAACTAGCTTTTTTCTTAAAAGGGGTCATCGTCAAATTGCAATCATTAGAGCACCATTAACAGATAGAACATCGGGTTATGAGAGATTTAAGGGATACCAGGATGCTTTTAAAATGCATAATATTCCTTTCAAAGAACATTTGGTTCTCAGAAGCACTTTTAAAATAGAAAGTGCATATAAAGTAGTTAAACGATTTTTGGATGAAGGGCACAGAGCAACGGCTATTGTTGCGACAAGTGATTTAATGGCAATTGGAGCTATCAAAGCTTTGATAGACCATGGACTTAGAATACCGGAAAATGTGGAAGTTTCTGGTTTTGATGATGTTCCTATTGCAATGTATTATAACCCTTCCATTACAACGATTCGTCAACCCATTATAGAGATAGGGAAAACGGCAGGAGAAATGTTGATTGCTAAAATAGAAGGAATTACAGTAACGGAAAAAAATATCGTATTACCACATTCAATTATTTTTCGAAAGAGCACATTAAAATCTCCTGTTTTGGAGGGATAA
- a CDS encoding OsmC family protein: MDQKVECTWVDNLVFDANLDGHRVIMDASPEVGGEDKGVRPKPLLLASLAGCTGIDVVSILKKMRVEFEGFRMEVSANLTEEHPKIYDKMLVTYYFKGKDLPMDKLEKAVQLSEEKYCGVSAMLKKAGLIEYSIVIE; encoded by the coding sequence ATGGATCAAAAAGTGGAATGTACATGGGTAGATAATTTGGTATTTGACGCAAATTTGGATGGTCACCGCGTTATTATGGATGCAAGTCCCGAAGTTGGTGGCGAAGATAAAGGGGTCCGCCCAAAACCTCTCTTATTAGCAAGTCTAGCGGGTTGCACTGGCATTGATGTGGTTTCAATTCTAAAGAAAATGCGTGTCGAATTTGAAGGCTTCCGAATGGAGGTATCCGCTAACCTAACAGAAGAACATCCTAAAATATATGATAAGATGTTGGTCACCTACTATTTCAAAGGGAAAGATCTTCCGATGGATAAGTTAGAAAAGGCTGTGCAACTTTCCGAGGAAAAATATTGTGGTGTTTCAGCAATGTTAAAAAAAGCTGGACTAATCGAATATAGCATTGTTATCGAATAA
- a CDS encoding pyridoxal-phosphate-dependent aminotransferase family protein, which yields MHKKLFIPGPVDVTPDVLEKMGTPMIGHRTKDASNLQRSISEKMQKVMFTNKPILLSTSSGTGLMEGSIRSCTRKRAAVFSVGAFGKRWHEIAEANGIPADLFESEIGAPTTPEMVEEVLATGKYDLVTITHNETSTGIMNPVEAIAEVIKKYPDVVFALDTVSSMAGTKIEVDQLGVDLCITSTQKALGLPPGMAICSISEKAIEAARQVPNRGYYLDLLALYEYTQKKDHQYPSTPSLSHMFALNYQLDRILEEGLENRFQRHLKMAQYTRCWAKEQFELFPKEAYASNTLTTVKNTKGLSVADLNKELGKRGYSISNGYGSLKEKTFRIAHMADTTLEELKTLLKEIDDIIK from the coding sequence ATGCATAAGAAATTATTTATTCCCGGACCGGTGGATGTGACGCCAGATGTGCTGGAAAAAATGGGAACTCCCATGATTGGCCACCGAACCAAGGATGCCAGTAATTTACAGCGAAGTATTTCTGAAAAAATGCAGAAAGTGATGTTTACAAATAAACCGATTCTACTATCCACTTCTTCCGGCACCGGTTTAATGGAAGGATCCATTCGATCCTGTACCAGAAAACGGGCGGCGGTTTTCTCAGTAGGTGCCTTTGGCAAACGCTGGCATGAAATTGCAGAAGCCAACGGTATCCCTGCAGACCTGTTTGAATCAGAAATAGGAGCACCTACAACGCCGGAAATGGTAGAGGAGGTCCTGGCTACTGGCAAGTATGATTTGGTTACGATAACCCATAACGAAACTTCCACTGGCATAATGAACCCAGTGGAAGCCATCGCGGAAGTCATTAAGAAATATCCGGATGTGGTTTTTGCATTGGATACAGTAAGTTCCATGGCTGGCACCAAGATTGAAGTGGATCAGTTAGGTGTGGATCTTTGCATTACTTCTACCCAAAAAGCTCTTGGCCTTCCGCCAGGAATGGCTATTTGTTCTATTTCAGAAAAAGCAATTGAAGCAGCTAGACAGGTTCCTAATAGAGGGTATTATCTTGATCTCCTGGCACTTTACGAGTATACCCAAAAGAAAGACCATCAATATCCATCCACTCCCTCTTTATCTCATATGTTTGCTCTGAATTATCAGCTGGACCGTATTTTAGAAGAAGGATTGGAAAATCGTTTTCAACGTCATCTGAAGATGGCACAATACACTCGTTGTTGGGCCAAAGAGCAATTTGAATTATTTCCAAAGGAAGCTTATGCTTCCAATACCCTGACAACTGTCAAGAATACGAAAGGACTCAGCGTAGCTGATTTGAATAAAGAGTTAGGAAAACGAGGTTACTCCATTTCCAATGGCTATGGCTCCTTAAAGGAAAAAACGTTCCGAATAGCTCATATGGCCGATACTACATTGGAGGAGCTGAAGACACTCTTGAAAGAAATTGACGATATTATCAAATAA
- a CDS encoding D-2-hydroxyacid dehydrogenase, with product MSMKEEMKVLIADDIAPSAVKLLQEACYEVDTNTYSPEELKKKLGHYHVLVVRSATKVRKDLIDAVEGSNLELIVRAGVGLDNIDVDYAKSKGIEVKNTPNSSIGSVAELVLGHMLSLSRNLHRSNVTLRKGSWPKKEYKGRELFNSTLGIIGYGRIGRAVADKAKALGMKVQFYEIYDVQNADKDIKQVDMNMLLSTSDFITLHVPALPGKPPILGEAEFQQMKKGVYIINCARGGVLSEKALLKAIDDGIVAGAGLDVFEKEPPECTALLENERISLSPHIGANTFEAQERIGDELVEILLDLCERRHS from the coding sequence ATGAGTATGAAAGAGGAAATGAAAGTACTAATTGCTGACGATATTGCACCAAGTGCTGTAAAACTATTACAGGAAGCATGCTACGAAGTTGATACAAATACCTATAGTCCAGAAGAATTGAAAAAAAAGCTGGGTCACTATCATGTATTAGTGGTACGTTCCGCCACCAAGGTTCGTAAAGACCTGATTGATGCCGTTGAAGGCTCTAACTTAGAATTGATTGTTCGAGCAGGTGTCGGACTGGACAATATTGATGTAGATTATGCTAAGTCGAAAGGTATTGAAGTGAAAAACACACCTAATTCCAGCATTGGATCAGTAGCAGAACTGGTACTGGGCCATATGCTGTCTCTATCACGAAACCTACATCGATCCAATGTCACCCTGCGTAAGGGTTCCTGGCCTAAGAAAGAATATAAAGGGAGAGAATTATTTAACAGCACCTTAGGTATTATCGGCTACGGCAGAATCGGAAGAGCCGTAGCCGATAAAGCCAAAGCTCTTGGCATGAAGGTTCAATTTTATGAAATCTATGATGTGCAGAATGCTGATAAAGACATCAAACAAGTAGATATGAATATGTTACTATCCACCTCTGATTTCATTACTTTACACGTACCGGCATTGCCTGGAAAACCTCCTATACTTGGAGAAGCAGAATTTCAACAAATGAAAAAAGGTGTTTATATCATTAATTGTGCCAGAGGCGGCGTTCTCTCCGAGAAAGCACTTTTAAAAGCCATTGATGATGGTATTGTAGCTGGTGCAGGTCTTGATGTCTTTGAAAAAGAACCGCCGGAATGTACGGCGTTGCTTGAAAATGAAAGAATTTCCCTATCACCACATATCGGCGCAAACACTTTTGAAGCTCAGGAACGGATCGGTGATGAACTGGTTGAAATTCTTTTGGATTTATGTGAAAGGAGACATTCATAA
- a CDS encoding DUF1015 domain-containing protein, with product MEIRPFKALRPAPNLASKVACLPYDVMNTEEAAKMTEGNPYSFLHVIRSEIDLPQVSNQYDQQVYEKAQKNLHNMVKNQTLIQDQTPSFYLYRQCMNGRQQLGIVACHSIDDYESGLIKKHEFTRPEKENDRIRHFDQCDAHTEPVFLTYRSEANFTRLIRQYAEENEPVYDFATEDGIQHTLWHISSSEWVQKIADTFQKNVEVLYIADGHHRTASAAKIGFKRRKENPDLDINDESQFLMAVSFPQEDLYCMEYNRVVKDLNGMSVDELLARVSQHFECEPVDKAYQPKEKHEFGMLLNNHWYRLIAKPHTFSENDVIQQLDVSILQNYLLQPILGIMDPRTDKRIDFVGGIRGIEELERRVQNDMKLAFSMFPTTIEDLLQVADEDKIMPPKSTWFEPKLRSGIFLHPFKEY from the coding sequence ATGGAAATTAGACCTTTTAAGGCACTTCGTCCAGCTCCCAACTTAGCATCCAAAGTAGCATGCTTGCCCTATGATGTCATGAACACGGAAGAAGCAGCTAAAATGACAGAAGGAAACCCTTACAGTTTTTTACATGTCATCCGCTCAGAAATTGATCTGCCACAAGTCTCCAACCAGTACGATCAGCAGGTTTATGAAAAAGCGCAGAAAAACCTTCATAACATGGTTAAAAACCAGACACTGATTCAAGATCAAACCCCTTCTTTTTACTTATATCGACAATGCATGAACGGACGTCAGCAGCTAGGAATTGTTGCCTGCCATTCGATTGATGATTATGAAAGTGGTTTGATAAAAAAACATGAATTTACACGTCCAGAAAAAGAAAACGATCGAATCCGTCATTTCGACCAATGTGATGCCCACACAGAGCCGGTTTTCTTAACGTATCGAAGTGAAGCGAACTTTACCAGGCTAATCCGGCAATACGCTGAAGAAAATGAACCGGTGTATGATTTTGCTACAGAGGATGGAATTCAGCATACACTGTGGCATATCAGTAGTAGCGAATGGGTTCAAAAGATAGCTGATACTTTCCAAAAGAACGTTGAAGTCCTTTACATTGCCGACGGTCATCACCGTACTGCTTCTGCAGCTAAGATTGGTTTTAAACGACGTAAAGAGAATCCTGATCTTGATATCAATGACGAAAGTCAGTTTCTGATGGCAGTTTCTTTTCCACAGGAAGACCTATACTGCATGGAATACAATCGAGTAGTGAAGGATTTAAATGGAATGTCAGTGGATGAACTGCTAGCCAGGGTCTCACAACATTTTGAATGCGAACCGGTGGATAAGGCCTATCAACCAAAAGAAAAGCATGAATTTGGCATGCTGCTAAATAACCATTGGTACCGGCTAATTGCAAAACCCCATACTTTTTCAGAAAACGATGTTATTCAGCAACTGGATGTTTCTATTTTGCAAAACTATTTACTTCAGCCTATTTTGGGAATAATGGATCCCCGAACAGATAAGCGTATCGATTTTGTAGGAGGTATCCGAGGAATTGAAGAGTTGGAACGAAGAGTGCAAAACGATATGAAGCTTGCTTTTTCCATGTTTCCCACCACCATCGAAGATCTATTGCAAGTAGCGGACGAAGATAAGATTATGCCTCCGAAATCCACTTGGTTTGAACCAAAGCTAAGGAGCGGAATTTTTCTACATCCATTTAAGGAATATTAG
- the metA gene encoding homoserine O-acetyltransferase MetA: protein MPVKIPDNLPAFETLNNENIFIMKESRAYSQDIRALKILILNLMPTKITTETQLLRLLGNSPLQVDVTLLHPETHKSRNTSQEHLQTFYKTFSQIKDEKFDGMIVTGAPVEKLEFDEVYYWEELKNILEWKRTHVFSTIFICWAAQAAMYHYFGVPKHSVDKKIFGVFNHKVLTSNHRLVKGFDDIVWAPHSRHTEVRREDIDLVEELEVLCESEEAGVYIASTANGKSIFVTGHSEYDPLTLKAEYDRDVKAGLEIEVPRNYYPYDDPSKEPVVTWRAHSNLLFSNWLNYFVYQETPYDISQI from the coding sequence ATGCCAGTAAAAATACCAGATAACCTACCGGCTTTTGAAACACTAAACAACGAAAATATTTTTATAATGAAAGAAAGCAGGGCTTACTCTCAAGATATAAGGGCATTAAAAATTCTTATTCTTAACCTAATGCCAACTAAAATAACGACGGAAACCCAGCTTCTGAGATTGTTAGGAAATTCTCCACTTCAGGTTGATGTAACACTTCTGCATCCGGAAACCCATAAATCAAGAAATACATCTCAAGAACATTTGCAAACTTTTTATAAAACCTTTTCACAGATAAAGGATGAAAAGTTTGATGGCATGATTGTAACAGGAGCACCTGTTGAAAAACTTGAATTTGATGAGGTTTATTATTGGGAAGAATTGAAGAATATTTTGGAATGGAAACGGACTCATGTTTTTTCCACCATTTTTATTTGTTGGGCAGCTCAAGCAGCTATGTATCACTACTTTGGAGTACCCAAACACTCAGTAGATAAAAAAATATTCGGTGTCTTTAATCATAAAGTTCTTACGTCGAATCATCGACTGGTAAAAGGATTTGACGATATTGTATGGGCGCCTCATTCCAGGCATACGGAAGTGAGAAGGGAAGATATTGATTTGGTAGAAGAGCTAGAAGTTCTTTGTGAATCAGAAGAAGCAGGGGTTTATATTGCTTCTACTGCTAATGGTAAAAGCATTTTTGTTACTGGTCATTCTGAGTATGATCCATTGACGTTGAAAGCTGAATATGACAGAGATGTGAAGGCTGGTCTGGAAATTGAAGTTCCTCGTAACTATTACCCCTACGATGATCCATCTAAAGAGCCGGTTGTTACCTGGCGAGCACATTCCAATTTATTGTTCTCCAATTGGCTCAACTATTTTGTATATCAGGAAACACCCTATGATATCAGTCAAATTTAG
- a CDS encoding O-acetylhomoserine aminocarboxypropyltransferase/cysteine synthase family protein, with translation MTEKTRKFDTLQIHAGQEADPTTGSRAVPIYQTTSYVFDNVEHASKLFSLEEAGNIYTRIMNPTTDVFEKRMAALEGGVAALAVASGAAAVTYAIMNIAEAGDEIVASNALYGGTYTLLDAQLPKYGIKTIFVQPDDPQNFEKAINEKTKAVFLESIGNPNINLIDLEAVANIAHRHGIPVIIDNTFATPYLFQPLKHGADIVVHSATKFIGGHGTSIGGLIVDGGTFDWKKSGKFSGLTDPDPTYHGICYTDTFGSAAYIVKARVQLLRDTGASLSPFNAFLFLQGLETLSLRLERHVENTRKIISFLKKHPKVSWVNYPELEDSPYNDLYQKYFPKGVGSIFTFGIKGGLEAGKKFIDSLEIFSLLANVADAKSLVIHPASTTHAQLSEEQQRNSGISPDMVRVSIGLEDAEDLIDDLNQALNS, from the coding sequence ATGACAGAAAAAACCAGAAAATTCGACACATTGCAAATCCATGCAGGACAGGAAGCAGATCCGACAACGGGTTCCAGAGCCGTACCAATTTATCAGACGACATCCTATGTGTTTGACAACGTGGAACATGCCTCTAAACTATTTTCATTGGAAGAAGCTGGTAATATTTATACCCGAATTATGAATCCTACAACGGATGTTTTTGAAAAAAGGATGGCGGCTCTTGAAGGTGGGGTAGCTGCTTTGGCGGTGGCTTCAGGAGCCGCAGCGGTGACTTATGCCATTATGAATATTGCTGAGGCAGGGGACGAAATTGTAGCATCAAACGCGTTGTACGGAGGCACTTATACATTGCTGGATGCACAGTTACCTAAATATGGCATAAAAACTATTTTTGTACAGCCGGATGATCCTCAAAACTTTGAAAAGGCCATCAATGAAAAAACCAAAGCAGTTTTTCTGGAAAGTATAGGGAATCCTAATATAAACCTCATTGATCTGGAAGCAGTGGCTAACATTGCTCATAGACACGGAATACCAGTTATCATTGACAACACTTTTGCGACACCTTACCTATTTCAGCCATTAAAACATGGAGCTGATATTGTAGTGCATTCTGCCACTAAGTTTATAGGAGGACATGGAACTAGTATTGGTGGTCTTATTGTGGATGGGGGTACCTTTGACTGGAAAAAGAGTGGTAAATTTTCTGGTTTGACAGATCCAGATCCTACTTATCATGGTATTTGCTACACAGATACTTTTGGATCGGCTGCGTATATTGTTAAAGCAAGAGTTCAGTTGCTACGTGATACTGGAGCTTCCTTAAGTCCTTTTAATGCTTTTTTGTTTTTGCAGGGCCTTGAGACACTCTCCTTACGGTTAGAGCGACATGTGGAGAATACCAGAAAAATTATTTCTTTTCTCAAAAAACACCCTAAGGTATCATGGGTTAATTATCCAGAACTAGAGGACAGTCCTTATAACGATCTTTATCAAAAATACTTTCCTAAAGGCGTTGGATCTATTTTCACCTTTGGAATCAAAGGTGGTCTGGAAGCAGGGAAAAAATTTATAGATTCATTAGAAATATTTTCTCTGTTGGCAAATGTAGCAGATGCTAAATCTCTTGTGATTCATCCAGCAAGCACCACGCATGCCCAATTATCGGAAGAGCAGCAAAGGAATTCCGGTATCAGTCCAGACATGGTTCGAGTTTCCATAGGATTGGAAGATGCGGAAGACCTTATCGATGATCTGAACCAAGCATTAAATAGCTGA
- a CDS encoding arsinothricin resistance N-acetyltransferase ArsN1 family A — MSNEKSDYIIRLAQKKDLPAITFIYNQGISTRYATLESEYKNLDEMKEWFMTRKPRYCVIILEYDGEILGWASLNPFHYRTAYDGVADFSIYISENHRGKGLGKILMKHLENLARENNFYKLVLFTPNHNESAKKLYINRGFRVVGIYYHQGKIDDKWIDIAIMEKLLVNNPST, encoded by the coding sequence TTGTCTAATGAAAAAAGTGATTATATAATTAGACTTGCACAAAAAAAGGATTTACCAGCTATTACATTCATTTATAATCAAGGTATTTCGACTCGTTATGCAACTTTAGAATCGGAATATAAAAATTTAGATGAAATGAAAGAGTGGTTTATGACAAGGAAACCTAGGTATTGTGTTATCATTTTAGAGTATGACGGTGAGATATTAGGTTGGGCTTCGTTAAATCCATTTCATTATCGTACAGCCTATGATGGAGTTGCCGATTTTTCAATTTATATTTCTGAAAATCATCGAGGAAAAGGTCTTGGTAAAATATTGATGAAACATTTAGAAAATCTAGCAAGGGAAAACAATTTTTATAAACTCGTTTTGTTCACGCCAAATCATAATGAATCTGCAAAAAAACTTTATATAAATAGAGGTTTTCGTGTTGTGGGCATTTACTATCATCAAGGTAAAATTGATGACAAGTGGATAGACATTGCAATAATGGAGAAATTACTAGTCAATAATCCCTCCACATAA
- a CDS encoding glycerophosphodiester phosphodiesterase family protein: MNIRNNLLLKSLIDFKKYYRGYIAYGFVFLILTSVIFIPLLGYLFNRLIISMGAGVLINRDAFRIVLSYEGLIGLILIASISVMIVFIELGGLIVLAQRKIFSKKVFISEAIITAIFSIPRIVGIGMLHFIFVILVVAPLIDIPVATEITSKIEVPPILMNMIQDSKIMLYVYRSILALFTLILLRWIFAVHYILLENLPARKAISCSAKLTEGRNIIHLASLLMLNIIIVGGSFIIFSAISFIPSHIGIRTGGLLGAYILTFNSLLGMILAMLVMPINIIYITRLFYYLRNKTKMKSSDEFKTVRSKKLEKIEWFFTRLIKRRRALLLTILMLNLLGTFMIGHTLNESFVHLGRDVKIAAHRGDPINAPENSMSAVRAALEQNSDFIEIDVQLSKDHVVILNHDMGLARVAGIPERPIELTYEELSQLDIGSRFSEDFKGETVVSLDEVLAEIKGKAKVIIDVKAYGPIEILAEEVVKSIERSNMANSVYVQSFDYELLQLIRKQNPDLYLGQILYYALGDISQLDVDYYAIDQSMLNREFIRNAKRDEREVWVWTVNEEDDIREVLMYDIDGIITDYVERVQNIIGYTVENMP; the protein is encoded by the coding sequence GTGAATATTCGTAATAATCTATTACTGAAAAGTTTAATAGATTTTAAAAAATATTATAGGGGATATATAGCGTATGGATTTGTTTTTTTAATTCTTACCAGTGTTATTTTTATCCCGCTACTAGGCTATTTATTTAACCGCCTGATTATTTCGATGGGAGCAGGTGTACTCATAAATAGAGACGCTTTCAGAATCGTTTTAAGTTATGAGGGTTTAATAGGGCTTATCCTTATTGCATCAATTTCGGTCATGATTGTTTTTATAGAACTCGGTGGTCTTATTGTGTTAGCTCAAAGAAAAATTTTTTCTAAAAAAGTATTTATATCGGAAGCTATCATAACAGCGATCTTTTCTATTCCTAGAATTGTTGGTATAGGGATGCTTCATTTTATCTTTGTTATTTTAGTTGTTGCACCACTTATTGATATACCTGTTGCCACTGAAATAACAAGTAAAATAGAAGTTCCGCCTATACTGATGAATATGATTCAGGATTCCAAGATAATGCTTTATGTATATCGAAGCATACTAGCGCTGTTTACCTTAATATTGTTGCGATGGATATTTGCGGTACACTATATTTTACTGGAAAATTTACCCGCACGAAAAGCTATAAGCTGCAGCGCTAAATTAACGGAAGGTAGAAATATTATTCATTTAGCCAGCTTACTAATGCTTAATATCATTATTGTGGGTGGAAGTTTTATTATTTTCTCAGCTATTTCTTTTATACCTTCTCACATTGGTATTAGAACCGGAGGATTATTAGGAGCCTATATACTTACGTTTAATAGTTTACTTGGGATGATACTGGCAATGCTTGTCATGCCAATAAACATCATATATATAACCAGGTTATTTTATTATTTGAGAAATAAAACTAAGATGAAAAGTTCCGATGAATTTAAAACAGTTAGAAGCAAAAAATTAGAAAAAATAGAATGGTTTTTTACCCGTTTGATTAAAAGAAGAAGAGCCTTATTATTGACCATTTTAATGCTTAATCTTTTAGGAACGTTTATGATTGGACATACATTGAATGAAAGCTTTGTTCATTTAGGTAGAGATGTTAAAATAGCAGCTCATAGAGGTGATCCAATTAATGCACCCGAGAATTCGATGAGCGCGGTTCGTGCTGCGCTAGAGCAAAATTCGGATTTTATTGAGATTGATGTGCAACTATCCAAAGATCACGTAGTCATCTTGAATCACGATATGGGCTTGGCTCGAGTAGCTGGCATTCCAGAAAGGCCTATTGAATTAACTTATGAAGAATTGTCGCAGCTTGATATTGGAAGTAGATTTTCGGAAGATTTTAAAGGTGAAACGGTTGTATCCTTAGATGAAGTGCTTGCAGAAATCAAGGGGAAGGCAAAAGTTATTATTGATGTCAAAGCATATGGACCAATAGAGATTCTAGCCGAAGAAGTAGTCAAATCCATTGAAAGGTCTAATATGGCGAATAGTGTGTACGTTCAATCTTTTGACTATGAGCTATTACAGCTGATAAGAAAACAAAACCCTGATTTATATTTAGGTCAAATTCTATATTATGCATTAGGGGATATTTCGCAATTAGATGTAGATTATTATGCAATTGACCAGAGCATGTTGAATAGAGAATTCATTCGTAACGCTAAAAGAGATGAAAGAGAAGTATGGGTCTGGACAGTGAATGAAGAAGACGACATTAGAGAAGTATTAATGTACGATATTGATGGAATTATCACTGATTATGTTGAACGAGTTCAAAATATTATTGGGTATACGGTTGAAAATATGCCTTGA
- the smpB gene encoding SsrA-binding protein SmpB has translation MADNIKVIAQNRKARHDYFIEEVYEAGIALKGTEVKSIRGSKVNLKDGYARVENSEVFLYNVHISPYEQGNIFNTDPLRVRKLLLHKKEIRKLIGYVQQKGYSLIPLRVYLKKGLVKIELAVARGKAKYDKRQDIAKRDADRKIQKELRERQKQ, from the coding sequence ATGGCTGACAATATTAAAGTAATCGCACAAAATCGTAAAGCTAGACATGATTATTTCATCGAAGAAGTATATGAAGCAGGAATTGCATTGAAAGGAACCGAGGTAAAATCCATTCGTGGAAGTAAAGTCAACCTGAAAGATGGTTATGCTCGGGTTGAAAACAGTGAAGTTTTCCTGTATAATGTTCATATAAGTCCCTACGAACAGGGAAATATTTTCAACACAGATCCTTTGCGTGTTCGCAAGTTGTTGCTTCATAAGAAAGAAATACGCAAACTCATTGGGTATGTCCAGCAAAAAGGATATTCACTGATCCCTTTAAGGGTTTATCTGAAAAAGGGATTAGTTAAAATTGAGTTGGCTGTTGCTCGGGGAAAAGCAAAATATGACAAGCGACAAGACATAGCAAAAAGGGATGCCGATCGTAAGATCCAAAAAGAACTTAGAGAACGGCAAAAACAGTAG
- the rbsK gene encoding ribokinase, which produces MKMAVIGSINMDMIFQVERLPQKGETLLADHYRTVPGGKGANQAVAAARLGADVTMIGALGKDGFGDQLMEHLNIEKVNTEGVMRTETPSGNASITIDKEGHNTIMVYPGANYDVTEKWIDDKLYLIEDAEWVMFQLETPLLTVEYGIKRLKSLGKKILLNPAPAQILPDSLYPLIDIITPNETELSLLSGTENLDVGVKGLLKKGVKQVVVTLGEKGSMAINHENTTQGKPFSVHAIDTTAAGDTFNAALLIALMKEKSMMDALSFANAAGALATTKMGAQSSLPTDLEVQELIKKGMK; this is translated from the coding sequence ATGAAAATGGCAGTTATTGGTAGCATCAACATGGATATGATATTTCAAGTAGAAAGGTTGCCACAAAAAGGAGAAACACTCCTGGCGGATCATTATAGGACAGTTCCAGGGGGAAAAGGAGCTAATCAAGCGGTTGCAGCTGCTAGATTAGGAGCCGATGTTACAATGATCGGTGCCCTTGGTAAAGATGGATTTGGTGATCAATTGATGGAGCACTTAAATATAGAAAAGGTTAACACAGAAGGAGTCATGCGAACCGAAACTCCATCTGGAAATGCTTCAATTACAATAGATAAGGAAGGCCATAACACCATTATGGTTTATCCAGGAGCTAATTATGATGTGACAGAAAAATGGATTGATGATAAACTATATTTAATAGAGGATGCAGAGTGGGTGATGTTTCAGTTAGAAACACCATTGCTAACGGTAGAATATGGAATTAAGCGGTTAAAGTCTTTAGGAAAAAAAATATTGCTGAATCCTGCTCCTGCTCAAATATTACCAGATAGCTTATACCCATTGATTGATATCATAACTCCAAATGAAACGGAGTTATCACTTTTATCTGGAACAGAAAATCTTGATGTGGGTGTGAAGGGTTTATTAAAAAAGGGAGTTAAACAAGTAGTTGTAACATTAGGTGAAAAAGGATCTATGGCAATTAATCATGAGAATACCACGCAAGGAAAGCCTTTTTCTGTCCATGCTATTGATACAACAGCAGCTGGAGATACTTTTAATGCGGCTCTTTTGATCGCATTAATGAAAGAAAAAAGCATGATGGATGCTCTAAGTTTTGCTAATGCTGCAGGAGCATTGGCTACAACCAAAATGGGTGCTCAAAGTTCATTGCCAACGGACTTGGAAGTACAGGAACTGATAAAAAAAGGAATGAAGTAA